In Hyalangium minutum, the following proteins share a genomic window:
- a CDS encoding sulfatase, whose translation MPPDSPPSLGRSLVLGCRAGLLVFLVLYTGCAVFNMKLGYQGNASRLMEEWVWQEWRSVVLGQVARLILAYTSVGLVLGAWMGAGLWALGFRRRAVFWGSGLACLAVEVPLVLADLAHHPHLYATTLYERAGWTKALLLALSGQPPGLWRAVALGPVVAVPFVMLFRALRRPPRWGYVPAVLAVWAGLGVHGWGRAEEGRERPPARHNLLILASDGLRPDHLSGNGYGRPTSPNIDRLMREGTRFQETVVQIPRTAPSWATLLTSQWAGEHSLRHTLVGQKVLETPFTTFASALGAAGWQTAVVSDYAGDLFSRFRFGFQRVQAPAFNFPDLIRQRMLVTHVALLPWTALAPGLFPERGQLPELTDPAPLRRSVQRTLDGFRPEAPFALLVFASTTHFPYAAPAPQEGRFVAEGYRGPWRFGATPQMELPPDAQPPTPEDSAALVANYDAAVLAFDGLVGELMEELERRGLADSTLVVLLSDHGEHLSDEEGRGLGHGEHLFGSASLRIPFALRLPGRVAAGRTVPGRARSIDVAPTLLALLGVPAPETFRGRSLASIVAPEAKAAAVPDAPALIETDFWFSDRDGLPYQQVRIPYPWVYETATVEPSGDIALKPEWENTVEAAKHRGLYRDRWKLLELPTPQSVKVELYDVVADPEERRDVSAEHLDIVTQLREELARERPAGLAER comes from the coding sequence ATGCCCCCGGACTCCCCTCCCTCGCTTGGCCGCTCCCTGGTGCTGGGTTGCCGGGCAGGCTTGCTCGTGTTCCTGGTGCTTTACACGGGGTGTGCCGTCTTCAACATGAAGCTCGGCTACCAGGGGAACGCCAGCCGGCTCATGGAGGAGTGGGTCTGGCAGGAGTGGCGAAGTGTGGTGCTGGGGCAGGTGGCTCGGCTCATCCTCGCGTATACCAGCGTGGGGCTCGTGCTGGGAGCGTGGATGGGTGCCGGGCTGTGGGCCCTGGGCTTCCGGCGCCGGGCGGTTTTCTGGGGGAGTGGGCTCGCGTGTCTCGCGGTGGAGGTTCCGCTGGTGCTGGCGGACTTGGCCCACCACCCGCACCTGTATGCCACGACGCTGTACGAGCGCGCCGGGTGGACGAAGGCGCTGCTGCTGGCCTTGAGCGGACAGCCACCGGGGCTGTGGCGCGCGGTGGCGCTCGGGCCGGTGGTCGCCGTGCCATTCGTGATGCTCTTCCGAGCGCTGCGCCGCCCGCCGCGCTGGGGGTATGTGCCCGCTGTGCTCGCCGTGTGGGCCGGGCTTGGCGTGCATGGATGGGGACGTGCGGAGGAGGGCCGAGAGCGTCCACCCGCTCGGCACAATCTGCTGATTCTTGCCTCGGATGGGCTGCGACCGGACCACCTCTCCGGCAACGGGTATGGCCGCCCCACATCTCCGAACATCGACCGGCTGATGCGCGAGGGCACCCGCTTCCAGGAGACCGTGGTGCAGATTCCGCGCACCGCTCCTTCTTGGGCCACGCTGCTCACCTCGCAGTGGGCGGGCGAGCATTCCCTGCGCCACACACTGGTGGGCCAGAAGGTGCTCGAGACGCCGTTCACCACGTTCGCGAGCGCGCTCGGAGCGGCCGGGTGGCAGACCGCCGTGGTGTCCGACTACGCGGGCGACCTGTTCTCCCGGTTCCGCTTCGGCTTCCAGCGCGTGCAGGCTCCCGCGTTCAACTTCCCGGACCTGATCCGGCAGCGGATGCTCGTCACCCACGTGGCGCTGCTGCCATGGACGGCGCTGGCGCCTGGCCTCTTTCCCGAGCGCGGCCAGCTCCCCGAGCTGACCGACCCCGCGCCGCTGCGCCGCTCCGTGCAGCGCACCCTGGATGGCTTCCGGCCCGAGGCTCCTTTCGCCCTGCTCGTCTTCGCGTCCACGACGCACTTCCCGTATGCGGCGCCCGCGCCTCAAGAGGGCCGCTTCGTCGCGGAGGGCTACCGCGGCCCCTGGCGATTCGGCGCAACGCCCCAGATGGAGCTGCCCCCGGACGCCCAGCCTCCCACGCCCGAGGACAGCGCCGCGCTCGTCGCCAACTACGACGCAGCGGTGCTGGCCTTCGATGGGCTGGTGGGCGAGCTGATGGAGGAGTTGGAGCGCCGGGGCCTCGCGGACTCCACGCTGGTGGTGCTGCTGTCGGATCATGGCGAGCACCTCTCCGATGAAGAGGGGCGCGGGCTCGGCCACGGCGAGCACCTGTTTGGGAGCGCCTCGCTGCGCATTCCGTTTGCGCTGCGGCTTCCGGGCCGGGTGGCGGCAGGGCGGACGGTGCCGGGGAGGGCTCGATCGATCGACGTGGCACCTACCCTGCTCGCGCTGCTCGGCGTGCCTGCGCCGGAGACGTTCCGGGGACGCTCGCTCGCGTCGATCGTCGCGCCCGAAGCCAAGGCAGCGGCAGTGCCGGACGCTCCGGCGCTTATCGAGACGGACTTCTGGTTCTCCGATCGGGATGGCCTGCCCTACCAGCAAGTGCGCATCCCCTATCCCTGGGTCTACGAGACCGCGACAGTGGAGCCCTCGGGGGACATTGCCCTGAAGCCCGAGTGGGAGAACACGGTAGAGGCTGCCAAGCACCGAGGGCTGTACCGAGACCGCTGGAAGTTGCTGGAGCTGCCCACACCGCAAAGCGTGAAGGTGGAGCTGTACGACGTCGTCGCCGATCCTGAGGAGCGGCGGGATGTCTCCGCCGAGCATCTGGACATCGTCACCCAGCTCCGGGAAGAGCTCGCACGCGAGCGTCCCGCGGGGCTCGCCGAGCGGTAG
- a CDS encoding Spy/CpxP family protein refolding chaperone: protein MKKKIAIAASAVLAVVLLSGFRGGGWSRDPERIKQMITWKLDDKLEDLDATEAQKQAIHGVKDRLFEEGKTLATEHKATRVEVLSQLESDYPDSQKLHSIVDTRIDAVRAFAHKVVDAALEVHKVLTPEQRKTLSTEYRERMGDQP from the coding sequence ATGAAGAAGAAGATCGCCATTGCCGCCTCTGCTGTCCTCGCCGTGGTCCTGCTCAGCGGCTTCCGAGGGGGCGGCTGGAGCCGGGACCCCGAGCGCATCAAGCAGATGATCACCTGGAAGCTGGACGACAAGCTGGAGGACCTGGACGCCACGGAGGCGCAGAAGCAGGCCATCCACGGGGTGAAGGACCGGCTCTTCGAGGAGGGCAAGACGCTGGCCACGGAGCACAAGGCCACGCGCGTGGAGGTCCTCAGCCAGCTCGAGTCGGACTACCCGGACTCGCAGAAGCTGCACAGCATCGTGGACACCCGCATCGACGCGGTGCGCGCCTTCGCTCACAAGGTGGTGGACGCCGCGCTCGAGGTCCACAAGGTCCTCACCCCGGAGCAGCGCAAGACGCTGTCCACCGAGTACCGCGAGCGCATGGGCGACCAGCCGTAG